The region ATATCCGCAGTGTCAGTCCTACTTTAACGCTGTGCAGACAATCAGGGAGTCACTGAGCGGCTTGTCACTAGATGAGCTGGAACAAGGTTATCATGATGGTAATAAACTACCTGAGTTGCCTGACCCGGTTTGTTATCATGGCAAAGAACTGATGCTGCATCCTGCCAGGGTATTAATCATAGTTAAAGATGGCTTAGGTGATGACGAAGTATATCTGGAAGCTGAGTTGGAAATGGTTGAAGCCATGGCACATGCTGAGCAGGTTAAACAGGCAATCAAGCGTTTTGAAGCAGCAGTGGACGAACAGGCAATTGCAAATGATTCAACATCAAATTAGGTACAATTATCCTTTTGACATATAACTGTCATGTAAAATTGATAATTTGCTCGATTATCAATCAAACCTCATCTTGGTCATCGAGCAGTGGACTCAACGCAGATCCTTTTGGATGAAATCATCGCAAATAAAGCCGTTTATACGGCATTCCAGCCAATCTATGACTTGGCGAAGGAGCAGGTGCTGGGCTTTGAAGCGCTCAGTCGTGGCAAGCGGGGGTCTGCGCTGGAGCAACCCGACAGCTTGTTTGCGGCAGCCAGTCGCTATGACCGACTATCAGAGCTGGAGCTGCTATGTCGTCAAAGAGCGATTACGCAATTTATGGCGCTGCAATTACCCGGTAAGCTGTTTCTCAACGTCAGTCCAAAAGCACTGCTGGATCCACGTCACCCCAAAGGTGAAACCTTGCATCTGGTTGAGCAGGCTGGGCTGGCAGCCAACCGCATTGTGATCGAGGTCACTGAGCAGGACAAGGTGGATGACGGTTTCTTACTGTTAAAAACCATCGCTCATTACCGCCAACTGGGGTTCACCATTGCCATCGATGATTTGGGCGCGGGCTATTCCGGGCTGAAGCAATGGTCTGAATTGTGTCCTGATTTTGTTAAAGTGGATCGCTACTTTATTGATTATTGCGACCAGAGCATTGTCAAACGTGAATTTCTGAAATCTATCATTGAACTGGCCAAAGCAACCAATACAGCGGTCATTGCTGAAGGGATAGAGCGCATGGAAGAGCTCGCTTTGCTGGAGCAACTGGGGATAGTGAATGCTCAGGGATATCTGCTGGCTAAGCCCAGTGAACGTCCGCACCGCGAGATGATCAATTTGACTCAGCATCGTCATACTAGCAATCAGGACAATCCATTTGAGCAGTCTATTGCTATAGGCTGGCTGGCCAAAGATGTGGCAGCCATTCACACCTGTACACAATGCCTGGATGCCCACAGACACTTTGAACGCGATAAACGACTGATGAGCCTGACTGTGGTCAATGACGCCAGAGAGCCGGTTGGCTTACTGCACCGCGATCAACTCACCGAAGTTTTTGCTGCGCCCTATGGCCATGCCTTGTTCGATAAAAAACCGGTGACAGAGCTAATGGATAAACAGCCCCTGATCGTCGATGAGCAGGAACAACTCGATAGCGTTAGTCAGCTTATTACTGAACATGAATTCGATATTCGGCGACATATAATCATTACCCGGGAAGGTCGCTATCTGGGGCTGGCACCACTGCGTGATATTCTCAAGCACATCACCGACGAGAAAATTCGCCATGCACAACATGCTAACCCGCTCACCATGTTGCCAGGCAATGTGGCTATTAATGAGGCCATTGAACAGCGTCTGCGTGCTATGCACGGATTTTCGCTGGCCTATATAGACCTTAACCACTTTAAGCAGTTTAATGACCTGTATGGCTATGCCAGTGGCGACAGTGTGATCAAGTTGCTGGCCGAGGTGACGGTTGCCGTATGCAAGCACAGTCATTGCTTTGTGGGCCACATAGGTGGCGATGACTTTATGGTGGTATTCGATAAGGACGATGCAGAAACTTTGTGCCATGAGATAATTCAGCGTTTTGAAGCTCAGTCGAAGGCTTTTTTTTACCCCAGAACATGTGGCAGCTGGTGGTTACTGGGCCAGTAATCGGGAAGGGCAGAAGCAATTTGTTCCTTTGCTGACTTTATCGATCGGACTGGTTTCGCCGGACGTAGAATCTTGTAGCAACAGCCATCAGGTTGCAGCACTGGCAACAGATGCTAAGAAAGAGGCCAAGCGATATCGTAATAGTTATTTGTTCGTCTGCAATCGCCGTAAACCCAGTGCTCCCGTGGTACGTTTAGACGCGGTCAGCAGCGTATAATACCAACTTCACTTGAGTATTGTTGCAGTTAAGTACGCTAAGGTGTAATTTGAGAGTCAACAACATTAGCGCCTGAGATACTCGTTTTCAGGGCGGACAATTCAATGTGAGCTAGGTGGTGTATGGTAAAATGGTATGTTTATCTGATGCTATTCCTGCTTGGGGCGGTTGCAGAAGCTAAGTCAACGATATATGTTGCGAAAGAAATGCGACCGCTCTATGACCGCGATTTGTTCCTCTACGAATTGCTCGACCTATCTTTAAAAGCGGCTGAATACCCTGTGGATATTCACCACGTCAAGGTCCATCCTCACCAGCAAAGAACGCTCTTGGCATTGAGCAAAGGGGAAGTTGATTTACACTGGAGTATGTCCAGTCCGGCACGGGAAAAACTGGCCATCGCGGTCAAGTTTCCGCTCTTTGACGGCTTGATTGGGAAACGGGCGCTGCTGGTTAATCGGGCACAGTTAGCGCGATTTCAGACGATGAAAGACAAAACTGAGCTGGCGAAATTGGTGGCGGTGCAAGGTCATGACTGGCCAGATACTAAGATACTGGCGGCCAATGGATTAAAAGTCAGGCCAATTGTAAACTATCAGGCTATGTTCGATTTAATTGCCACTCAGAGGGCCGACTATTTTCCTCGTTCAGTGATAGAGGTCGACTCCGAGTTGGCGGCACAAGCCTCTGAAGACCTGATAAAGCTGCCGCAGTTTTACTTATCTTACCCGGCACATTTCTACTTTTTTGTGAACAAGCAAAAGCCTGAGCTGGCAAATAAACTGGCGCTGGGTTTATCGCGTCTTAAAGAAAGTGGCCAATATAAAGAACTATTAGCACGCTATTTCGATCTGTCCTTTTTGAGCACGGCACGCCCTATTTACCTTGATAATCCATTTTTTCACAGCGACTGAATGCGATCATAGCTGTTAGAAAATGTGTATTGAGGAGGCTTGCTATCAAACCTCAGAATGTTTTCTTAAGACAAACCGGACGTCGAACCATACTGGCTTGCCTTAAGAATACTAACCCCGTCTTTTAATCGTTGGTACTTTCAATTCATAGGCTTCTTTGTACGAGAGCACTGTTAGCGCAACCAACATCGCACAAATGGTCGAAAATATTAGGTAGCCAGTAATTTCAAAGGCATAGAAGAAGAAAGTGATGTCATACCCTTTAGCGTTTCGGAAATAGTTTTCTATTAGCGCGAAGAAACTGATGGCTGCGCCTATTAAGTAGAGCCAGGGCATCATACTGTCAGCAAATGTGGCACGTATCTGGTGCTTCGGAAAAAGCCATTTGGTGATTTCTACACGGTAAGTAAGGAGTACTAAAATCAATAACTCTCTAACCATGGAGAGGCCGAATATAATACTGTTCTGCAATAGGCGATTTTCTTCGTCGGAATATGAACTAATCAGACCGGTCGAAAACAGCAGATTTTCAATCAGAATGGATGACAAGTTCATCATTGCGAGTACGCAAATATTTATATCTTTTATCCGCAGTCCAATCAAAAAAACCAGAGAGATGATTGCAATACAAGAGAGGATGAATACATAAGTGGCATCCTGCATGATAAAAATGACTACTACCATAACAACGTATGGTAGTAGCAGGTCTTTAATCGATAGATCCTTTGTCATGTCGAAGTACGTGTTGTTTCAGATTTGAAGGTATATTGTTGGGCATCGGGTCTAACAGGGTGTAACACACTGGAACCGGCAGCGACTTTTTGGCAATCAGTGAATGAAAGAGTTTTCATATTGATGTTCCTTATGTCATTGTTGTTTGCCTAACCAAAACGACTACAATAACTGGCTAGTCAGCTTATTGAGTATAGGCACAGCTTCCGCCTTTGCTCATTCATCGGGAGATCACGTATTGGCTTTGCAAACGTAATTCAGATGAATAGGGTATGCTTTAAGACCTATCATATATGATTTATTTCATATAGCACAACATAAGGTCTATTAAGCTCTGGTTAATAAATTTACCACCTAGTCCGGAAAAGTGAAATGAAATTTTTCATGTAAGTTTAATTTTTTGTTAATCACGTTGTTTTTTTCACTTTTTCTTCTTGAAAATCTGAATATTAACTAGTTCAGTTAAACTTTGAATTTTGCCATTTCTTTTTCCAGCTGGTGCGTCAATGCCGTGATACTGTCGGTTGCCTGATGCGCGTGGTGCGATACTTTGGCTGTCTGACTGGCAGTGTCAGATATGGTGACGACTCTGTGGGCAGTGTCTTCCCCAGCTGCAAGTTGTTCTTTGGCAGCCTGTGCTATTTGAAAGCTCATTTGGGATATTGCGCTGAGCGATTCGGCAACACGTTTGAGCGCCTCACTTGCTTCGCTAGACATTGTGACTGTTTTTTCACTGGTGGCAATACTGAGCGTGACGGACGCCTTTGCTTCTTGTGTCGCTGACTGAAGGTTGCCGATCATGGTATGAATTTCTTCTGTGCTGCTTTGTGTCCTTTGAGCCAGTTGCCTCACTTCGTCAGCAACAACCGCGAAGCCGCGACCTTGCTCACCCGCACGTGCAGCTTCAATAGCTGCATTGAGTGCCAGTAAGTTGGTTTGCTCTGCAATGCTTTGGATCACGCTCAGTACATTCGCAATGTTCTTCACTTCTTCATCAAGCACCTGGATATTATTACCTGCACTGTCAATTTGCTGCTCCAGCAATGCAATGGCCTCTGATGCTTTGGTGGTCAGTTTGTCAGCACTTTGCCCCTGACCTTCTGCCTGCTGTACAGAATAAGCTGCCTGCTCGGCATGTTCTACAACGGTTTGTGCAGAAGCGGTGAGTTCGGTGATGGCCGACGCGACCATTTGGGTCTCTTCACTCAGACTGCGGGTCAGGGATTCCAATTCGGTTGAGCGCTTTTCGCCATTGTGGCTTTGTTCATTGAGTGAATCACTGACCGACTTAAGTCCGCCAACCACGCCTTTTAGTCCCTCTTGCATATATTCCATACCAGCCAGAATACTGTCAGGTTTGGCGTCATCGCTGCGGATCTTCGAAGTCAGGTTACCACGAGACACTTCCTGAACAATGTCGAGTACATCGTCCAGTTCGGCGCCCAGCTTATTGGACAGTGACAGACCAAACCGCGTTAAAGCAAAAGTGAGTGCAATGGCTATCAACAGCGACAGAGAGGCAAGC is a window of Pseudoalteromonas sp. R3 DNA encoding:
- a CDS encoding transporter substrate-binding domain-containing protein, producing MVKWYVYLMLFLLGAVAEAKSTIYVAKEMRPLYDRDLFLYELLDLSLKAAEYPVDIHHVKVHPHQQRTLLALSKGEVDLHWSMSSPAREKLAIAVKFPLFDGLIGKRALLVNRAQLARFQTMKDKTELAKLVAVQGHDWPDTKILAANGLKVRPIVNYQAMFDLIATQRADYFPRSVIEVDSELAAQASEDLIKLPQFYLSYPAHFYFFVNKQKPELANKLALGLSRLKESGQYKELLARYFDLSFLSTARPIYLDNPFFHSD